GCAAGGAGTGCCGGCAGCAGTATATTGGTAGTTTTGGTCGCAATCGGCAAAAAGAGTATAAAGGCTATCTCCTGCCCTTAAATAGACGCCGTAGCCTCCTCTGGGGATTTTCCCGTGAAATTCTTTGGCAGACATGGCCATTTCCTCCATCCTTCTGAAATCCTGACCGAGCTTGGCCGCCGATTCTTCCAGGGAAAAACTTTTCTCTCCCAAGCGGTAATTTACCAGAACCAAAAAAAACAAAACCAAAATGATAGTCATCACCACCAGCAACTCGATCAGGGTAAACCCCCACACCAAACCTTTGTTAGGCTGTCTGTTTACACTGACTGAAGCCGATAGGCGGCTTCGCCTTATGGTCAATGAAGATTTACTAGCTAAACGCGGGTTTGGTGTGGGGGTAAAACCGTGTTTCATTTCAACATTTTAACATTTTAACATTTTAACAGCCAGAAACTTCCTAACCCATAATGTTAGAATGTTAGAATGTTAGGATGCTAGGATGCTAGAACGGCGCGATTTCTTCCCAGTCTGGAACCGGCATTTGAATCTTAAGATTATAGGTTTGGGAAGCGTTTCTGCCGGCGCTGTCTTCGATGGTCAGAGAAACGGTTTTGGTGCCGCTCTTAGTGAATTTTGTCTGAGGACTGCTGGTATTGGCAATCGGAGGCGTCGCGTCTTGAAAAACCCAGCTCCAGGAAGTGATCGAGGCCCCTTCTGAAGCGGAAGATTGGCTCAAGAAATAAACTGTCTGGCCGGTTTTGGCTTTAAAGTTCTGACAAATTACCCAAGTGGAATTATCAAGCGAGCATTTGAAATCGGCAATGGCGTCCTGCTTAATAGTTAGGGTTCTAGTCAAGTCATCTGTTTCGTTGAAGGCATCCTTAACAGTAAGCTTAATTTGATAATCTCCTGTACCTAGAATTGAAGACTGAACCGTATTATCGCAATCGCAAGAACCTGCTGGCGAGCCGCAGCCGGAAGAAGGACAGCTAAAATCCGGATCAGAATCAATATACCATTCCAGGCTGGTAATATTATTATCAATGTCAGCTGATCCATCATTCAGTGTCAGGTTCTCGCCTGTATAAATCGTGCAGTTTGTCGGCACGCAAGAAAAGTCAGCTA
This DNA window, taken from bacterium, encodes the following:
- a CDS encoding type II secretion system protein encodes the protein MKHGFTPTPNPRLASKSSLTIRRSRLSASVSVNRQPNKGLVWGFTLIELLVVMTIILVLFFLVLVNYRLGEKSFSLEESAAKLGQDFRRMEEMAMSAKEFHGKIPRGGYGVYLRAGDSLYTLFADCDQNYQYTAAGTPCEGGYSEKVEEVSLGERLEISSLSSGSVLNVVFTPPIPLVTISGGANEATATVAIKQVSGKHKTIRVNKAGLIEIY
- a CDS encoding PKD domain-containing protein, giving the protein MEAGTEDNVLGWAWSENIGWISFNCNNPELPSPRCTYNYGVNINSLTGILSGYAWSENIGWLTFNESELAGCPTSPCQAKLDVLTKQISGWSRALAYGGGWDGWIRLRDTSYGVLINDIVSPAEFRNWAWSDMNIGWVSFNRANCDPDKNGFSKGIGACPPAGTPISNYKVITSFSFNQPPVADFSCVPTNCTIYTGENLTLNDGSADIDNNITSLEWYIDSDPDFSCPSSGCGSPAGSCDCDNTVQSSILGTGDYQIKLTVKDAFNETDDLTRTLTIKQDAIADFKCSLDNSTWVICQNFKAKTGQTVYFLSQSSASEGASITSWSWVFQDATPPIANTSSPQTKFTKSGTKTVSLTIEDSAGRNASQTYNLKIQMPVPDWEEIAPF